The Elephas maximus indicus isolate mEleMax1 chromosome 6, mEleMax1 primary haplotype, whole genome shotgun sequence genomic sequence agaacgtagaagaaaaactagataactgggagctcctaataatcaaacacctatgctcatccaaagacttcaccaaaagagtaaaaatactacttacagactgggaaaaagtttttagctatgacatttctgatcagcacctgatctctaaaatctacatgatactgcaaaaactcaactgcaaaaagacaaataacccaatttaaaaatgagcaaaagatatgaatagaccactaaagaagacattcaggtagctaacagatatatgaggaaatgttcatgatcattggccattagagaaatgtagatcaaaactacaatgagatttcatctcactccaacaaggctggcattaatccaaaaaatacaaaataataaatgttggagaggctgtggagagattggaacacttttacactgctggtgggaatgcaaaatggtacaaccactttggaaattgatttggcgcttccttaaaaagctagaaatagaactaccatacgattcagcaatcccactccttggaatatattctagagaaataagagcctttacatgaacagatacatgcacacccatgtttattgcagcactctttacaatagcaaaaaatggaagtaaccaaggtgcccattaatggatgaatggataaataaattatggtatattcactcaatggattactacacatcgataaagaacagtgaaacatttcataacgtggaggaaactggaaggtattatgctgagtgaaattagtcagttgcaaaagtacaaatattgtataagaccactattataagaacttgagaaatagtttaaacggagaagaaaacattcttctgtggttacaagaggggggagggaggaagggtgggagagcggcattcactaattagatagtagataagaaccactttaggtgaagggaaagacagcacacaatacaggggaggtcagcacaattggactaaaccaaaagcaaagaagtttcctgaataaactgaatgcttcgaaggccagcatagcaggggcaggggtctgaggaccatggtttcaggggacatcgaagtcaattggcataataaaatctattaagaaaacattctgcatcccactttgaagagtggcgtctggggtcttaaacgctagcaagcagccatctaagatgcatcaattggttgcaacccacctggatcaaaggagaatgaagaacaccaagggcacaaggtgattacgagcccaagagacagaaagagccacatgaaccagagactacatcatcctgaggcccagctacaactgatgactgccctgacagggaacacaatagagaacccctgagggagcaggggagcagtgggatgcagaccccaaattctcataagaccagacttaatggtctgactgagactagaaggaccctggtagtcatggcccccagaccttctgttggcccaggagaggacccattcccgaagtcaactcttcatacatggattggactggacaatgggttggagagggatgctggtgaggagtgagcttcttggttcagatggacacttgagactatgttggcttctcttgcctggaggggagaagagagggtggagggggttagaagctggtgaaatggacataaagggagagagtgggctgtctcattagggggagagtaatcaggagtgtgtagcaaggtgtatatgggtttttgtgtgagtgactgacttgattggtaaactttcatttaaagcacaataaaaattatcttgAAAAAAGTATGTGAGTTCATAATTTGAAATGCTTTTTATTTAGTTGTCTAGTTTAATCTATCATAGACTTGTCAGTTGGTAATTTGATAATCTTTAAGAGACATAGAATGTTTTGGTAATCATAAGGGCTTTAGCTATTTTAACAGATTAtgcttgtttaatattttccattttcaaaaCTCAAATTGCTTAATGACTAAAACTGATTGATTGGAAATCAGCCTTTTATAAATATACTTTAttacttcataaatattttttccttaagaAGAAAAAGACAGTATCCctagcaaacccactgccattgggtcaattcagCTGTAAATTAAAGTCTACGGAGGAGCTCTAGGAAGGCCCTACATTCCCTGAAATTGTATTTTGTGTCATTGGAAAattgtgtgtgttgtttttttctggtgacaGTATTGCTTGTTTCCAATAAATTTCAAAAGGGGCATTGAtctcttaaaatttttatatcatggtttaaagaacaaaagtgagataaatttgttttcatttttagaatGGAATAATTGAATTTTTATTCATTACTGTCAATGTCAAATTATTgctttcttattttaagaaaacaaagttCCATACAAATGTTCAAAAACAACTTTAGTACAAAAAAGGAACTCTACAGCTtggaaggttttttgtttgtttttgtctctttaAGACAGGCTTGTGGAAATTATTACAAagcattcagaagattaaaattgAAACACTGCATTGAACTTAACACTATGTTTTCTAAAAATTCCAGGATTAGTATGTATCAACGTGAATATTCTTAGGGTGGTGAAAATGAAAGTGATGTGTGCTTAGACATACTGGCAGAGTACCCTTCCCATTTCTAGAACCTAGCAAAATAGGAAAGGAACCACCTCGGTCCTGTCCCAAGAAGGATTGATCTAATGTTTCTTTTCATGATCATATGGTTTCAGGAGAAGATTTCCACATGGTGAGGTTGGACCTGTGATCAGGCAGACCCATAATATGTTGAGTGTAAAGATTGAGGAGTCCTGTGACTGGGTCCTTGAAAACTGAGGGTGTCTCTTTTTCACAGACTTCACCTAACAGGTCAAGGTTCCCAGTTATTGGTACTCCAGAGCCTATGGTATGTTGATAGGCCTGGTGGCCCAGACTTCTGGGTCATGTATATTCATGGCCCTGGAAGAAAGAGGCTGTAGTGTGTACAGCTGAAAGTGGCCTCACTGCATCACCACAGTTAGCTCCTTCTTCTACGGGAGCAACCTCTTACAACCCCAGCTTTGTCAGAGTTAAATATGtcagtttaaaatttaaaaagtgctaTATTTTGTTTGTATGAGTGGAAATTGCTATAATATCATCAATGGTTAAACATTACATTTATgttaattataaattatttagGAATTATGATACTTGATGAAACTTTAATTATCTCTCGCCATTAAACTTAGTCACTGCTTTATACCTAAGTTACTAAACTGATAGGAGGTGGAGAGGAGGGGCCACTTCAAAATTATTTATGTACAGTGTTGCACTTAGGGATTTCTGGACATTCTGTATTATTTTGAAATGCAAGTTGAAAACTGGAACTCCCAAAGTTCAGAGAAATGTGCCAGTATCATTAAGTGTTAGGAAAATATTGTTGCTTTCCTGTGTCCCTGTGGCTTCAGTAGAACTTGTAACTCTAGGACCATATACCCTTGCCAACTGCAATGCATTTGTAAATTGAACCTATGAAAACATATAAATAGTTTTCAGGTcaagataaagagaaatgaaacagaTATAACTAACCAGTCTTTGCTTTTGTATGTATAAAGCAACTTGACCAGGACCAACTTGAACAGGAATTTCACTCATGAGAACTAGAGTAGCAGACCTACAATTCCTAAATCAAACTTTTGTGGTAAACCATTAGACCTTTATAATAAAGTGAAAATCAGAAATACAGAATTAGTCATTATAATATAAAACTATTGTGTCTTTCAAAAAAGGTGAAAACGCTTTAATTTATATTGAGATTCTATACATTAGATGTATGAAGTAATTTCAGTTAGTCATAAGTATGTTGAATTTGATTAACAAATCCTAATTTAcaaaatataagtaaatatatGCAGAAATAGATTCATTattgaattataaaataaaattaacagtTCTTGTTGAAATATCAGTTTATTATACTGCATTTAAGATAATGGAGTTAAATCATTTTGGTAtgcttaataaaatttataagTATTAAAATTGTGGAACATTGAGATTTGAATACAATGACAGTAAACCACTGAAATTTCATATTCACATTATACAGCCATCATGAATCCATAAGTGAATGTtaataaggtaaaaaaaatacaaaatgattgTAATATAACCAACTAGCCATTAACATATGGAGTTTTAAGACCACTATTTAATCTGACAATATGCTCTGAAATAAAAGCAGTTGCTTTTCTGTGATACATGGCATGTCTTTGTGCCTTAATACTTATTTTCAAATGTCTTTAGTGTAAAAATATaccaaagtaaataaaaaaggaGACACTTATTTACAAAACAATATtgtatacatattatataaatGCAATTGCTTCAAAGTCTTTTTATATAATATTGATAGAATCagtcattttcattattttgtcaTAAAAACTGCAGTGTTGCAAAGGCAGGCTGTAATTTTGAAAATTctgataaaaatgaaaactttttgtCAGCCTTTTAACATAATGCAGTTTCTCCAAGTATGCTACAGAATTGAAAGCTGACCTCTAGAAAAGTAATTCTTCTTTCATTAAAGAAAATTCATTCCCCATTTGGAGGTGGATGAAAATGCACCTGAAGAAAGGAGAAACTTATTATTTTGCTGAATGTTTTTATTGGATAAGCCTCATAACATCGGTCATTCAGCCTACTGTACTAGCACCATTGGCATGGATTGTTAATGCACTGTACCAATCATAACAGGAATGGAAACTTGCATATGGTGTATCATCCCTATTTTTGTGGAATTTCATCTTACCAAGTACACTCTCATACAATAAAAATTCAAGTGTTTAAGGATGATCCAAATGATGGTACATAACAACCCTGCATTTTACCAATACTATATAGagatttttctgtaaatattaaatgaaactGTACAGAAATGGACGTTAAAGCATACTCCTTTAATTCACCAGAACACAAGGAGAATTGCTTTcatttacttgcatgtgttatATATGAACATACATTTACTTTTATTTCCTTCTAGTTCGAAAACTCTGGAAATCATACAACTTTTTATTGTATGATTTATTTTGATGGTTAAATGTCAACCATTGCCTATATTCTCTCTTTTAGTTCATATATTATAGCTTGTGCTCAAGTGACTGTAGCATACTGTAGGCCTATAGCCTATGGTACATAatttcacagtttcaaaattgtTGAGGGGACAGTCTTCCATGTTTTAGGAAGTTATGAACCTAATGTACATCTCATGAGCACCCACATCGATCTACTACCATGGCTGGAATTTTCCCATATATTATTTGTTCTTTGCCATTAAAATATAGCATATTAATTGGAGACATCTTGGTAGGAGTACAGCAAGGGCCTGCTGAACCTCTGGGGTTTGCTTGGTGTACAAGATGAGTGTGaggatatttttgtaaaaatacaaaTTCACACTCTCCAGAACAGTAATTGGCCTTATATCTTTTGGGTGCAATAATCCAATCCCATCCAAAAGCTTCAAAATCCACAGTTAGAGGATAACGACAGCATCGTGATTCTGTTGAGTGCTCATCACAGTCAAGACCAAAATCTCTTCTGGATCTTTTTGGTGTGTCTGTTACCTTGACCTCTAAAAAAGGATtctgtatgaagaaaaaaaaatcagtaatattAATAGACCCTGAAATATTGTCCTTGAGAAGTCATtatcaaagaaagaaatgaattattttgcttaaaaaacatttatttttaaaagacagcattaaaaaattttaatttatactAGGCTTGATTTTCCTCATATGGCTTAGGAGAATGTAGTACCAATACAAATTCCCCTGAGGTCAGatctatatattttaatatttgttttcccCAGTTTTGGTATCAGACTACCAAGTACATAATAGATGCTCTGAAAGTTTTTTATAGGAAGCGAAAGAGTGGAGAGGAAAGATGTTAGTTCCCTGTCTTTGTGCTTGTTGATTAAATTGACTAGATGTGTCTGATGATTCCTGAAGGGATAGGTATATTCATCCATTCTTCATTCCCCATGTCTTTCCTCAGAGAAATTCAAATATTAAAGCCAGAGCAAAACAGCTACCTCCCAGCACTGTATGAATTGTAATGGGAAAAAAGGAGGGCATGGTGAAGAAGATGGCAGTATGTATACTGGGTTGGAAAGACAGACTCTAACGGAGGGAAGGAGAGATCTAGAAGACGAtgtgataatattttatttactctttCACTGAAAGATACTTCCATTCAGATATTCAAATAATAATTTGCTAACTTTGTCCCTGCCCCAATCTTTTGatgtattttgaaattttatttggaaaaaatctGAAGAATACATCATATTAACCACCTGTTTTATAAGAGCTAAAAGCTttctgtgagcaaccatctaggatactccactggtctcacccctttgggagcaaggaaggatgaagaaaactaaagacacaagggaaagattagtccaaaggactaatggaccacatctaccatggcttccaccagactgagtccagtacaacaacatggtacccagctaccaccactgaccgctctgacagggatcacaacagagggccccagtcagagctggagaaaaatgtagaacaaaattctaactcaaaaagacagaccagacttgctggcctgacagaaactggacaaaccctgagagtatggccccccaataccctttcagctcagtaatgaggtcactcctggggttcacccttcagccaaaggttgaacaggcccatggaacaaaacaagactaaaggggcacaccagccctggggcagggactggaaggtccAAGGTAACAataaagctggtaacagggaacccagggttgataagggagagtgttgacatgttgtggggttgttaaccaatgtcacagaacgatgtgtgtactgtttgatgaggaactagtttgttctgtaaaccttcatctaaagtacaataaaaaaagaattaaaagcttTGTCATATTATCAACTGTGATCATTAAAATCCTGATCTATAAGAAAGAACACCTTCTTAAATAGTAGTAGTTTTATTCTACATCTAAAATTAAAATAGACCTGGTAGTCCTTGTTATTAAGATTGGTAAAAAGAATGACATTATTTGAGGAGTCAATACAATTTTatatgttatatttttaaaaatggatgatttaaaaattatataatcttttaaaaagtcatttaaagTAGATCTAATTTACTAATTATATATGCTTCTTAACCAAGACCATATGAAGATTAAAATGATAACATGTTTATTGTTTGCAAATACAATCTTCTATTGTAAATTAAGTCAAtagatagaaataaaaaatatggccACATTAAATAAGTTTTTGATAAGTAAACAGAAGCCTAGATAAACCAGAAGAGTGAATAATCCTAAATTTATACTAGGTTTTAGAAtggtttttattaatttttataatatataaggTATTATCATCTGCTTGGCCCATATTAAGTTATATGACATTTCTAAGTAAACTCTTAGACAAGAATGGCAATGTAGCTCAGAAATTAACTGGGTGGCAAAGGTTAACTAGCctggaaattaaaattttagtagGGATAATCCACAaagtaatttttatatatgtgtgtgtgtgtgtgtcagtgcatCAGCAGCCTACAAATAATGAGTGTATTTATCATGAGGGACCTTAAATATaacatatttaataaaaaataagccAAAACATAGATTCAGTTAATTGCTATAGATAAAAGCATTTTAtttgaattataatttttaaaattcttctgcATTATGCTGATTCCTAAGTCTAAATAATTTCAACACATTTGGCACCCTCTGGGGTGGGGGGAACaccagttttgttttatttggtatgTACTACAAACCAGTATGCAGAGTTCATGTTTTTATTCATACACTCATATGTCATATCAATGAAGAGCACTTTATATTTCCTAGTTCAAAAGAACTCTGTAAGAAATTAAGCACtatggtataattttttttttttttatcctcatgCAAAGTTAAGAATATCAAGGGAGTATTTCATAGGGTATAAAACTGAATACCTACTTTTATAGAGTTCAGGGCTACCATTGGGGTAACATACCTTTGTGTGGATTATGAGCATAGGATATTGGTATTTATTTTCTGGTATAATTCATTCACATTATGAATAAAAACATAATAAGAGTATTAGAATATTATTGTTAGTTATCACTTACCAGCCCATCTTCTTCTGGTCCTGGGAAGGTTACAGCAAGATTATGACCATTCTCATCTAAAGCTTTGATTTCAATGCCTAAGTTGGATTCAGGTTGTTTGAGCCAATTTTGCAACACTGTCTTCACATCAATGCTCTGCCAAATACCAGTGCCTGGGTTCATGTCAAGTTTCAGAGATCGGATTCCAGTATACCTTGTACCGTCTTTCATGGGTTTGATGAGTCTCAAGATTTGCACAAACACCGTTGTAGGAGTCTTGACAGGTCTCAGATATATCCACAGTTGGGCCTTTACTACCTTATTGTATTGTATTTTAGAGCTAAATTTAAAGAAGCAACACTTGGGTTTTCCTTCCATTTGCATTAGAAAATCAGCtataaatgaataagaaaaaaaaagttattgaaatTATTCCCCATAAAAAGTAAATGAAACCCCTTAATTGGTGCATTTTTCTTATTTGAATAAAGTATGCATACacaatcttttaaaattaaatactatGTAGAAGTTCATTCATAACtgagaaaaaatcaaagaaaataactaaCATTACAGAACTTTTGAGAaaatgttttttcatttgtttataagAAATCTGTTCCCTTTCCAGAGAACTGTGGACTAAAGAAAATTCTATGAAAGAATGAACAGtggatgaaattttaaaatgatgatGATTAGAGAGAACAAGAGACACCAGGGAGGAACATCCACTTAGAATTCTTTGGGAATCTGAGTAGTTACACTTACTGAGCAGCTGTACCAATCAGTCTGGAAGAAGGAACCCTTCCCCCAGGCCTGAATTACCTGGGGACAAGACACACTGAGTAACTTACTGAGCCTCGGGAATTAGTAGAAAATATAGTACATCTGCTATGCTTTGGCTCTGGTATAGTTTTCTAAAAGCACAGAACTAAGTAGGTAATTATCACAAAAATGTAGCTGTTATATTTGAGATATCTCAAAAGTTAGAAAGCATTATCTTTAGGATCAGGCTATCAGTGTAAGCAGAGACACTAGcagtttctttttggttttctaaatctgtCTGTAAATAAGGCCAATCTACTACAGGACTATTTGATAGCAGGATCTTAAAGGAAAATTATTTGTTGCATTGTAACCTGACTGCTtaataaggaaaacaatatttTGAAACTGTTTCAAGCCTTCAATTTAA encodes the following:
- the MSTN gene encoding growth/differentiation factor 8, giving the protein MQKLQIYVYIYLFMLIVAGPVDLTENSEQKENVEKEGLCNACTWRQNTKSSRIEAIKIQILSKLRLETAPNISKDAIRQLLPKAPPLRELIDQYDVQRDDSSDGSLEDDDYHATTETIITMPTESDFLMQMEGKPKCCFFKFSSKIQYNKVVKAQLWIYLRPVKTPTTVFVQILRLIKPMKDGTRYTGIRSLKLDMNPGTGIWQSIDVKTVLQNWLKQPESNLGIEIKALDENGHNLAVTFPGPEEDGLNPFLEVKVTDTPKRSRRDFGLDCDEHSTESRCCRYPLTVDFEAFGWDWIIAPKRYKANYCSGECEFVFLQKYPHTHLVHQANPRGSAGPCCTPTKMSPINMLYFNGKEQIIYGKIPAMVVDRCGCS